Within the Mucilaginibacter sp. CSA2-8R genome, the region AAGCCCCATGTTCGGCTACCAGGTAAATATTTTTATCGCCAAACCAATCCCCTAAATTTTCATGTTTTCTTCCGCTGATGATGACCAACTGGTTATGTGGGTCTGCAGAGAGTTGCGTTAACAGGTGGTACAATTCTGCATCGGGCGACGCCTGATTAACGTTGGCTTTAAAGCCAACCAAGGTGCCATCGTAATCTAAAAAAATAATACGTTTACTGGTGCTTCTGTATCGGTTTATGATAGACTTGGCTGTGGCAGAGTGTACATGTCTTGTTTGCATTGAACGTTGCATTAATTTCACTTCATACAACCTCTCCATAAATAACTGTACCCAATGCCTTACGTTAAACTTAGCCACTAATTGCCGCATTTGAGTCATCCGTCTTTGCTGTTCGGCAAGCGGCATGTCCAATGCTTCAATTATTGCATCTTTAACCTGTGTAACATTGTTAGGGTTAACTACCAAAGCATCAATAAGTTCTTTTGATGCACCTGCCATTTCGCTTAATATCAGCACGCCATCATTATCGGTTCGGCTGGCTACATACTCTTTACTAACCAGGTTCATGCCATCGCGCATGGGGTTTACCAGGCATACTTCTGCTGTGCTGTACAGGGCTGAGAGCATTTCTATAGGCAAAGAACGATAATAATATGTAATTGGCGTCCAGTCGATGGTACGGTATCGGGCGTTGATATTACCCACTTTCTTATCGATTTGGTCGCGTAGATGAGCATAAGATGCTACTGTATCGCGCGATGGAACAACCACCATATAAAGCGTTACTTTACCTATATAATCGGGATGATCGTTTAATAATAACTCGAACGCCTGCAAGCGTTGCAAAATACCCTTACTGTAATCAAGGCGGTCGACCGACAGGATAATTTTATTGTTTTTAAAGATATCGCGGATTTGCAGTGCCTGTTCTTTAACATCATCAGTTTGCGGCAGCCCTGCATATTTTCGGTCATCAATACCCATCGGAAACGATTCCACCACAACGGTACGGTCTCCATTTAGAATGACATTGGAAGATATATGTACCGGCAGCAAGCGCGACACAGAGCTTAAAAAATGCCGTACATCATCAAAGGTATGAAAGCCAATTAAATCAGCCCCCAGCATACCTTCTAAAAGCTCATTTCGCCAAGGGATAAGTCTGAACATCTCGTGAGAGGGGAACGGAATGTGCAGAAAAAATCCTATCGAGACATCGGCCCTTACCTGCCTGATAAGCGCAGGCAATAACAACAATTGATAATCGTGTATCCAAACTGTATCGCCATCTTCCAAATTTTCTAAAATGACGTCTTTAAATTTTTCGTTTACGCTTTTATAATACTCCCAATGCGAGGGATTGTACGTAGTATAGGTAGATGCATAATAGTGAAATACAGGCCAAAGCACATCGTTAGAAAAACCCTCGTAAAACTCGCTGATGTCTTCCTGAGTCAGGTAAACAGGTAACAGGCTTAGTTCTTTAAGTTCTTTAGTTACTTGCTGGGTTTTTTCCGGCTCAATCACTTGGCCCGGCCACCCTATCCAAATATTACCATCTTGTTTATAGACCGTTCCCAGTCCGGTAGCCAAGCCACCTTCGCTTGGTACTAATTCATAATTGTTGTCTGTTTCTTTTATCTTAACCGGTAATCTGTTAGATACAATAATTGTTTTCGGCATATATAAACACGTTGGTTGGTAATTATAAAACCGAAAAAGCAGATGTTGTTTTAACAAATAAGTTGTACAGCTTGTATTAAACAAAAAAGCCGCACCCAAAGGTGCGGCCTAAAACCAAATTAACCAGTGTTTATTAGTTTTTTGAAAGTACTTCAACAGCAGATGTAGGGCTGATGCGTAATGTAGCCTCTTTATCGGCTTTATAGATAGTTAATAGGTAAACTTCGTCATCATTAACA harbors:
- a CDS encoding bifunctional alpha,alpha-trehalose-phosphate synthase (UDP-forming)/trehalose-phosphatase codes for the protein MPKTIIVSNRLPVKIKETDNNYELVPSEGGLATGLGTVYKQDGNIWIGWPGQVIEPEKTQQVTKELKELSLLPVYLTQEDISEFYEGFSNDVLWPVFHYYASTYTTYNPSHWEYYKSVNEKFKDVILENLEDGDTVWIHDYQLLLLPALIRQVRADVSIGFFLHIPFPSHEMFRLIPWRNELLEGMLGADLIGFHTFDDVRHFLSSVSRLLPVHISSNVILNGDRTVVVESFPMGIDDRKYAGLPQTDDVKEQALQIRDIFKNNKIILSVDRLDYSKGILQRLQAFELLLNDHPDYIGKVTLYMVVVPSRDTVASYAHLRDQIDKKVGNINARYRTIDWTPITYYYRSLPIEMLSALYSTAEVCLVNPMRDGMNLVSKEYVASRTDNDGVLILSEMAGASKELIDALVVNPNNVTQVKDAIIEALDMPLAEQQRRMTQMRQLVAKFNVRHWVQLFMERLYEVKLMQRSMQTRHVHSATAKSIINRYRSTSKRIIFLDYDGTLVGFKANVNQASPDAELYHLLTQLSADPHNQLVIISGRKHENLGDWFGDKNIYLVAEHGAWFKQQYMEWHKINGLSTSWKKDLYSIFEKYVDRTPGSFIEEKTYSLVWHYRKAESGLGELRANELMNTLKFLATDKGLQLLPGDKVVEVKNMEINKGKAALSLVEQGDYDFVMALGDDFTDEDLFRALPDNAITIKVGTGASLAKFYVRNPTEVRGLLTSLGESVPA